A stretch of the Uranotaenia lowii strain MFRU-FL chromosome 3, ASM2978415v1, whole genome shotgun sequence genome encodes the following:
- the LOC129753414 gene encoding uncharacterized protein LOC129753414 — protein sequence MVRLKYWILGVRSAARKVVHQCIACVRARPQLIEQLMAELPASRVSPTRPFSVIGIDYWGPIQIKPRHRRDAPGKAYVAVFVCFSTKSVHLELVVDLTTAKFLQAFRRFVSRRGLCAHVYTDNGRNFVGAANELRRFLRSNDYKSHLAKECSENGIQWHFNPPRGSHFGGLWEAAINSAQKHFVRVLGNHLLPFDEMETLLVQIEGCLNSRPITPLSDDPTDLEPLTPGHFLVQSALKAVPDDDFLSVPTNRLTQIQLTQKLAQDIWKRWHVEYLATLQTRSKWCKAPVKIELNRLVLIKDENLPSTQWATGRIHKLHPGADGVTRVVTLQTAKGSIAKLCLLPIASMDGDMNEGENSSISNEIENGNQHE from the coding sequence ATGGTCCGGCTCAAGTATTGGATTTTGGGTGTGAGATCAGCCGCTCGGAAAGTTGTCCACCAATGTATTGCCTGTGTGAGAGCGCGACCCCAGCTGATCGAACAGCTGATGGCCGAGTTACCAGCATCTAGAGTTTCTCCCACACGGCCGTTCTCTGTTATTGGTATCGACTACTGGGGACCGATTCAAATCAAACCACGACACCGAAGAGATGCTCCAGGCAAGGCATACGTGGCTGTGTTTGTCTGTTTTTCAACGAAGTCCGTCCACCTTGAACTTGTGGTGGACCTCACTACAGCCAAATTTCTCCAAGCGTTCCGGCGATTTGTGAGTCGTCGTGGTCTGTGTGCCCATGTTTACACGGACAACGGTCGCAATTTTGTTGGTGCGGCAAACGAGCTACGTAGGTTCCTCCGAAGCAACGACTACAAGAGTCATCTAGCCAAGGAATGCTCCGAGAATGGGATCCAATGGCATTTCAATCCACCGAGGGGATCTCATTTCGGAGGTTTATGGGAGGCAGCGATCAACTCGGCCCAGAAGCATTTCGTCCGTGTTTTGGGAAACCACTTGCTGCCCTTCGATGAAATGGAGACGCTTTTGGTGCAGATCGAAGGTTGTCTCAACTCTCGCCCTATCACCCCTCTGAGTGACGACCCCACTGACTTAGAGCCCCTCACCCCTGGTCATTTTCTCGTCCAATCGGCGCTTAAGGCAGTGCCCGATGACGATTTTCTGTCGGTGCCTACCAACAGGCTGACTCAAATTCAACTTACCCAGAAGTTGGCGCAAGACATTTGGAAGAGATGGCATGTCGAATATTTGGCTACATTGCAAACTCGATCGAAATGGTGTAAGGCTCCCGTTAAAATCGAATTGAATCGTCTTGTTCTCATCAAGGATGAGAATCTCCCTTCCACACAATGGGCAACTGGCAGAATCCATAAGCTTCATCCCGGGGCTGATGGGGTGACTCGGGTGGTAACACTGCAGACAGCCAAAGGTTCCATCGCAAAGCTCTGTTTGCTGCCGATCGCATCAATGGATGGCGACATGAATGAAGGCGAGAATTCATCAATCAGCAACGAAATCGAGAATGGAAATCAGCATGAATGA